A stretch of DNA from Desulfovibrio gilichinskyi:
ACGGACTTTAGCAGTGCTGGTCGGTAGTAAAAGAGCTTTTCACATCGGTTTAAATAATATTACCGCAGGGAAAAGATTCACCAATCTGCGTTACCGGATCAAGCAGATCTTTGATGAAAATTTATTGTAGCAGCTGAAGTTCAGGGATTTATTCACTCTTATATTTTGCGTCTTTCGCGCACCCAGCAATTTCCTTCGATGGATTTTGCCCATTTTTTGAGTGATGCGGCTTGTTCGCCTATTTCAAAAAGTGATTGTTCGGGAGTGCAGTCTAGAATCGCCAGCGAAACAGAGACCAGAGGGAATGTTGAAACGGTTCCGTCGCGTCCTTTTCCTTCCATCCAGCCGTTGGTTCTGTCTTTTGCATTGTAGCTGGTCTTAACTAATCTTTTGAAGCAGCGGGTAATAGCAAGACAGATTCTTTCAGCTTTTTCCGGTGAGATTATCTGAACAAAGTCGTCACCGCCGATATGACCGATAAAATCCGTATCTGATCCATGTTTTGCTGTAGCCCAGGTAATTACACGGCTGATGAGTAGAATTATTTTGTCACCGCTTTTAAAACCGTATGTATCATTATAAACTTTGAAATTGTCTAGGTCCGCATAAATTATACTGTATTGTTTGCCTTCTTTCATGCGGCGTTCAATTTCTCTTTCAATTCCGAGATTACCGGGCAAACCTGTCAGCGGATTAGTTCCTTTTGCCATTTCAACCTGAGCATGAGCAAGGTTATCCAAGAGTCTCTGGACGGAAACAATCCCGTATAATTTATCATTTTTCGTTACGATGATATCATCATATGCCTTCTTTCTTTCTCTCGCCATTGCCAGCTTTGAAACGTTTTCTACGGGGGTCTCTAAATCAACTGAAAGCGGAGAATCATCCATGACCGAGGTAATCGGTTTGTTGCAATAAAGTGCAACTCCGAATTTCCCGGAAAGGTGTTTGTTCAGATTATATTCCATGATCAATCCGCATGGGATACTGTTTTTTACAACAATAACGCTGCTGATTGATCTGCCTTGCTCAAAAAAGCCTTGAACGACCGGTACAGGAGTATCGAGTTCAACGGAATCAACAGGTATGGCCAGATTTTTTACAGGTGTTCCGCAGATATTATGGTCAATTTTTAAGTCTGGAGATTTTTTGATGTTAAGAGCTTCAATCGTTAATTCCGGTTTTATTTTTGCCGGTTTCGCAAAGAAGTACCCCTGCCCCATGTGAACGCCCATGTCTATCATCGCTACTGCCTGAGATTGTGTTTCGATCCCTTCAACAATTAACTTGCCGCCGATTTTCTCAGCAAAATCTGTAAAAGTTTCTACAATAGCGCGATTTACCATGCTTGTTTCAATGTTATTAACAAATGACTGATCCAGTTTGATATAATCAGGCTTGATCTCCGCAATGGAGGAAAGGCCGGAATATCCTGTTCCCGCATCGTCAATTGCGACCATGTAACCTTGGTTTCTGTAGTGCTCAAGCGTTTTACGAAATGTTTTAAAATCTTTGACACTATGTCGTTCTGTTATTTCAAAAACTATATTTTCAGGCTTGAGATTCCAGCGATCAAGCAGAATTCTGGTTTCACCGGATGAAAAATTCGGGTCGACAATTGTACGGGGATGAATGTTCAGGAATAGTTTTTGTTGAGGATTTATTGTACCGAAAGAGCTTATTGCGGCTTCTCGACATATTTTTTCCAACTGGAAGAGTTTGCCGAGTTTTTCAGCCATATCAAACAAGGTCAAAGGAGAGCGGAAGGGCGAGTTTAAAGGTCCTCTTGCAAGGGCTTCCCACGCATGAATTTTTTTGTCAGCCAAGTTTATTATCGGTTGATAATGGCTGCTAACTTTGCCTAGAGAAATAATTTCACAAAATTCTTTACTTAATTCCATATTTGAAATGTCTGTACAGTTTTGTGCCTCAAGTCTGGCTTCACCTATTGCCGATAGAAAATCGGACCATGATTTATTATCAGTATGGGCTGCATGAAAAAAAGAATGTCCACTGTTTATGGTGATAGTATTCCCTGTCCGCCCGATCTGTTCACTTTTTACTTTGTTTTCGATGTTTACCTTGAATTGATAAGCTAATTCTTCAAGGGACAGCTCTGCTTTGCATTCAGTTGGATCAAGTAAAAAGAATTCTCCGGAGTTGAACGAAAAAATATGAAACTCATCATGTTGTAAATGGTTATAGCCTTCGTTTTCAATTTCAGTCCGGATTTGGATTTCAAGATTCTCAGCCCATTCCGTTCCATACATTTCAGTTAAGATAGGAAAGTCTTGAATTGCGAAGTATAAAATATTAAGCCTGCATACATTTTGAATTAAACTTCCAATTCCCGGGCCATCAATGAAGCTCGTTTTTTTGGTTGATGGAAAGTTTGTCGAGTTAGATTTTTTTTTGATAAGCTGTAACATGGTAACATAAGCTCCATTATATATATCAATGTCTCAAATATAAACTTTAAGTACCTTTGCAATCTTATCCCTCGCGCGGGATGAGAGGACATTACATCTATAATATATTATTTTGTTACCGACGGGTTACAATTGGTTTAAGAAATGCTGCTGTTTAGATAGAATAAGCCGCTGGAGTGTTAATGCCTTTTAATGTAGGTGTATGGAGTAAACAGCTTCTGCTGAAGTCCGTGCACTGTTTCTGTTAGATCCGGTAGACGATATCTTTGCTCTTACAGTAATTTTGATAAAGCTTGGCAGGAATTTATGACTTTTTTATTGTCACTCTTCTTCTTTTTCCGCCCCATAATGTTTATCGATGTCGGTTGGCTGATTTTCGGTTTGAATATAACCGAATTTTTTGCCGTTTTTGCGACATTTATTCTCATAGGAGCTTTCATCCTTCGTGTTGTTGTTTCAAAAAAATTAAATATCTCTGTAGTTGATCTTTTTATTATGTTTTTTATTATATGGTGTTTTTTTATATACGTGCTGTATATTGATAAATCGAACATAAAAGATACAGCCAAATTTACTCTTCCTTTTTTTACATACATAGTAATGAAAAACGTTATTACTGAGCGAAGGCAATATACTCGTCTAATACTGTTAATGATATATGGTTTTTTTATTCCGGTTTCTTTGAGTGCATTTCTTGTTTTACAAGGTAAAGGTGTTGATAGAGTTTTATACTGGAATGGTCTGCGTCGTTTTCTAGGCGTGTATGTCAACTCTCACAATTTCGGTCACTGTATGGCTTTTGTCATTATGCTTATGATCATATACACCGTGGTTTGCTCTAAAGACCCTGACATAAAGCCTTTACGTCAAAGAAAAATGTTGTTTTTGTTTTTTCTGGTGCTGGGAACGCTTGCTACATATTGTTTATATAAGAGTTATGTGCGTACGGCCCTTATAGGATTGATGATTTTTGTTTATTATTATCTTTTTAAGAAAAATAAAAAATTATTACTTGTTCTTACAGGTATATTGGCAATTTTAGGGGTTATATTCGCAACGATTCTGTACACGATTTTCTTTGATATGGTTGATTCTGCAAGCGGGCGATCCAAAGCTGAATCGTTTGGTTCCGGTCGGCCTCGCATATGGATGCATAACCTGGAAGAATTTTCCAACCTGTCACTGGACCGCCAATTAGCAGGAGTAGGAGAAGGGAACAGAAAAGGGATCGGTGTTAGTTCTTCCAGTGAAGATATTTGGAACAGTCATAATGACTTTCTTGAAGTTATGATGCAGACGGGTATAGTAGGGCTGTTGATTTACTTAGGGATGCAGTTATGTATTCTCAAGAAAATCAGGCAACTTAAGGATAAAGAACGATACGTTTTTCTGGCTCTTTTTATCGCGGTTAATTTTATGAATTTTGCGAGTAACAGTTATATTACAAGATTTGGTCTAGGGCAGCTTTTTTATGCGGTCCTTTCGTATATTGAATTGCCGATTTATGATTACAGTAAGGATATTGTCGAGAAAGAGACGGAAAAAAAGATTCGTTATTAACGCTTACTATTTTACAACAGGTACAGATGAAATTTGATAAGTTTGTCTGGTTTGTAAACAGGCTTAAGGCTATGGGGCCTATGGAAATTTTATATCGCTTACGCAATGAAGGCAGAGCGTACTTAGAATCTGTAGGCTTCTTGACGGCTTCTAAAATTCCTTACACTGATTTGAATAGTGATGGTAAAATCTGGCTTCCGATGAATGGGCTGAAGTCTGTTCAGCAAGTCATTATCTCTTCGGCAGATTTGGTTTTATATGAAGGGATGTCTTTTTTTGCTCTTGATGAAAAATTCCCCTGCATTACTCCTGAGTGGAACACTGATCCGCTGACGGGGGTGACTTGTCCACTTATATTTGGCAAGAAATTAGATTTTAAAAATCAATCACTTTGCGGCGACGTCAAATATCTTTGGGAAATTTCTAGATTCCTTCAAATAGTTCCTTTATCCCGAGCGTGGCATGTTACGGGTGATGAAAAATACATTAAATCAGTTCATTTGATGGTTGAGTCATGGCTTGACCAGTGCCCGTATATGCTGGGAGTAAATTGGAGCAGTTCGCTGGAGATAGGAGTCAGGCTCATAAACTGGAGCATTGCATGGCAGTATATCGGAGGGATTAATTCTCCTTTGTTTGAAGGCGTTGAGGGGCAGAAATTCCGCACGCGATGGCTTGATTCTATTTTTCAGCATATACATTTCATTGACGCATGGTATTCAAAAGGATCGTCAGCCAATAATCACCTGATAGGTGAAGCTGCCGGAGTTTTTGCAGCATGCACAACTTGGCCGTTTTGGAAGAATTGTAAAAAGTGGAAATCCAGAGCATTAAAAATACTTGAACATGAAGCAGACAATCAGGTCTTTTCGGATGGAGTTGATAGGGAACAGGCCATTTCATATCAGCAATTTGTTATTGATTTTTTCATGGTTTCCTATCTGGCAGACAAAAAATCATTTTCTGAGTCTTACATCAATACTATAGAGAAGATGGTCAGTTTCATTGCGTCTATGATGAATGGAACCGGACAGTTGCCGATGATCGGGGATGCTGACGATGGAAATGTGACCGGTCTCGGATTATATTCTGAATTTGATACGTATGAATCCATCCTTGCAACTGCTGGGTATTTGTTTTCACGTGATGATTTTTTAAGTCGATCCGGGAAATATGATCTTAAAACCGTGTGTTTAACAGGGGTGGACAGTAATGCTGTTTTACCTTGTATCTCTGCGGAAAATATTCCTCTTAAGCGTAGTTTTGAAAATGGCGGTTATTATATTTTAGGTGACAACTTTTCTTCAAAGTCAGAACTTTTTATTGTTGTTTACTCCGGTCCGCTTGGCTATGGAACTCTTGCTGCGCACGGACATGCAGATGCTTTATCCATATATTTGACCTACAAAAACCGCGAATTTTTAATTGACCCCGGGACATATGTTTATAATGGGAAACCAGCATGGCGCAAATATTTTCGCGGAACCGCTGCGCATAATACAGTGCGGATAGACAGGTGTGATCAAAGCGAGCAGGGAGGAGATTTTTTATGGAAAACTCATGCCCGTTCGGAAGGTGAAATCCATTTTGATCAAGGTATTGAGACTTTTCGCGGCAGACATAACGGTTATGAGCGGTTAAAAGATTCTGTGACGCATGAAAGAGTGGTATCGCTTAATAAAGCTGGTCAGCAAATTGTTGTTCAGGATCATATACATTGTAAAGAAGCTCATTTTGTGGAAACATTTTGGCATTTCAGTGAAAAGTGTGAAGTTGTATTTGATGGACCGCATAGAATTATTGCTTCAAATAATGGTGTAAAGCTGGAATTGCATTTCGGAGAATCAGCTGCAGTGCGAATAGTCTGTGGAGATTCTGAAATTCCTTCAGGATGGGTTTCGCGTAGTTTTGGAGTGAAAGTTCCAAGCGTAACAGTTGTTTCAGAAGTGCAAATCGGTGGTGATTCTTCTTTAATTACAAAAATACTTTATTCAGAATGATGGTAAAAATTCTAAGTATTTACTGTTTCTGATTATACTTTTTTTTGTTATACGTTATTCAGGTATTTGAAACATCATTTTTTGAACTTTAAAAATTTATATAACAAGGTCCGGAACCGAGGAGTAAAGTATTCGTGGCTGCTATTCTCGCTTTTTTAAGTGTCGTTGCTGCATGGATTGTGCTTTATTTTGACTCATTTCCAGCCCTCATCAGGCGTTGGAACAACGATGATTATTCCTATTGCTGGATTGTTGTTCCGCTGGCTCTTTATCTCGCGTGGCAGCGAAGAGACATGCTTCCTAGGATTTTAATTCCTTCATTAAAATCAGGCTATGGGGCTTTGCTTGCAGTTGCTTTTTTTTACTTGATAGGGAAAGCAGCCTCTGTTGATGCGTTAGTCTTCGTTTCAATGTGGCTGTCTATTGTTGCTGTGGTGCTTTTTATTTTCGGCCTAAAATCAATGAAAGCATTGTTTTTCCCTTTAGTGGTTCTTGCTTTTTTTATCCCGCCACCGCCTTTTATCAACAGAATGCTTACTTTTAAATTGCGGCTCATTTCTTCTGACCTGTCAGTAAGAATCATGCAGTTTATTGATATTCCGGTATACAGGGAAGGCAACGTAATAGATTTAGGTATGATAAAGCTCCACGTAGTAGACGCCTGCAGTGGACTTCGCTATGTTTTCCCGACTATTTTGTTGGGTATTCTTATGGGTTATTGGTTTAACAAGAAACCTTGGCAACGATTTGTTGTTTTTGCTGCGACGGTTCCGACTGCTATTGCCACTAATGCTTTACGCATTGCGATAGTCGGATACATAGCGCGCAATATATCAGTTGAGACTGCGGATAACTTTTTTCACGAAGCTTCCGGAATAATAATTTATCTTCTTTCAATTTCCTTTTTAGTAATGCTCAGTTTAGTTTTGAATCTCTTCGGCTCGGATGAGCCTGTAAAACGGGTTCAAGCTTCTTCCTTGTACCGCAAAGATAGACCGAACTCGACAATACATGTTACGGTTACGGCTCTTTTTTTAGCTGGAATTTTTATGTTCAATGGAACGCTGCTATCTGCAAGAGTTATCCCTGAGCGCATGTCGTTCGATAATTTTCCAATGAATATCGGGAAATACACAGGTGAAAGACAGTATTTCAGCGATGAAATACTTGAGTCATTAGGGGCAGATGACTATTTCACAGGGGTTTACCAAAATAAAATCACAGGTAGAAATATTCTTGTTCTGGCCTCTTATTACAATTTCCAAGAACCTCAGCGGGCTGCACATAATCCTGTCAGTTGTCTCTTAGGCGGAGGCGGTTGGGGGTTGTCATCTTCAAAAGATCTTCCACCTGACCCGGAAGACGGAAGGCCGTTCCGCGTCAGGAGTTTATTGCTTGAAAAGCCGGGGTCAAGGCTGCTAGCCTTGTATTGGTTTCAGCAGCGAGGTAGAATTATTACAAATGAATATTTGAACAAAGCATATCTTGCGCTTGATTCTATTCAAAAACATCGCACAGACGGAGCTTTGATCCGTATAGAACTGCTTTTAAAAGATGGAGAAACTGTCCAGCACGGGCAGCAGGTGCTTAATTCATTTATTGGTAACTTCTCGGTAATATTAGACAAATATATCCCAAAATAAATTGAGTTATTTATACTTAATTCTTAACGAAAAATTAAATCAGAAGGCTAAAATGCGTAAACACTTAATTCTATGGATTTTAATGGTTGTAATTTTATCTCTTTTTGCCGGGTGCGAGAAGCGACGTGAAGAATTTTATAATAAAGCCGTAGAATATTACCAACAAAAAAAGTTTACCGAAGCCCGGTTGGAATTAAAAAATGCATTAGCTATTGATCCGGAGTGCGGTGAGTGCCGGCTGCTTTTTGGCAAGCTTGCTTTGGAAGACGGTGATTTTCAAAGTGCCTTTATTAATTTCAAATATGCAACGGAGTTTGATCCCAACTTGATTGAAGCGAAAGTTGAGCTCAGCAGTCTTTATCTGCTGGCGAAAGATTATGATAATGCCGAAGATATGGCCCGTAAGGTTCTGAATGTTGACTCGTCTAATGTTAAAGCACGTTTAGTTTTATCTTCTGTTCTTGCAGAGTATAAAAAGTATGATGAAGCTGAGAAAATGTTGACTGTTGTTTTAAATGAAGATCCTGGAAATGCTGATATCTATCTTGCGCTCAGTAAACTTTATTACCAGCAGAATAATTTTGATAAGGCTGAAGCCGTTTTAATTAAAGGCGTTTCTACAATTCCTTCCAGCACTGCATTGCTTATGAATATTTCTGCTTTTTACAGAGATATTAAAGAACCGCAGAAATCTGAAAAATTTGTGGAACAAATGCTTAAAGCTGGGAACGAAGAACCGCGCTTGGTTCTTTTCGCATCCGAGTATTATTCGTCGATAGGTATGACAAAACACGCTGAAGAGTTGATGGCAGGTCTTGTCGGTAAATATCCCGAAAAAGATGATTATAGAGTCTTATATGCACGACTGCTGTCTGCAGGTAAAAAGTATGATTTGGCTATAGCAACTATTAAAGACGGTTTGAGCCTGAATAATGCCTCTTTAAAGCTTCGTTCTGCTTTATCCAATGTTTATTTGAATCAGGGAAATCAGACTGAAGCTGTAGCCGTACTTGAATCTGGAGCAGTAATTGATCCGGAAAGTGCGGATAATGTTGTTTATCGCAAAAAACTTGCGACTTTATATCTTGATATGAATGAAGCAGGAAAGTCTTTGGAACAGCTGAACCTTGTTGTTGAACGCAATCCTAAAGATGGTGAAGCTCATTACTTAAGAGGCCAGATCTATCTTCTTGAGGGGAAAGGGCAGGAGGCTGTTTCAGAATTCAGGCAGGTGTTGAGGGATAATCCTCAAAGTGCTCCGGCCTTTGTTCTGCTTGCAAAAGCACATCTTGCAAATGATGACGTAGGAATAGCAATTGAAAATTTAAAGGATGCTATCTCGCTTGATCCTGGATACGCTCCGGCCCGTGAAGCGTTGATAAATGCGTATCTTGATCGCAAGGACTGGCAGCAGGCTATCTTGGAACTTCAACGCTTAAAAGAAAAACGTCCTGATGATATTAATATTCTCGCTGCTATAGGAGATGTGTACACAATAAAAGGAGATTACAATCTTGCTCATAGGTCATTTACTGACATTGTAACCCGTTTCCCAAAGTCATCAGTTGGTTCGTTGAAGTTAGCCGAACTTGCACAAAAAGAAGGGAAAAAATCCTTAGCTGAACAATACTACAACGATGCTCTTAATATCGCTCCTGATTCACTGGCTGCAATCCAAGGCAAGATTGATATTTTACTTGATCAGAATAAATATACTGCTGCTATTCAGTTTTGTGACAAAATGCTGAAGCAGTATCCAGATAACGCAAGATTATATGAGATGCTTGGAAAAGTGCAGAGCCGCAGAGGCAACTTTGATGAGGCTGAGGAAAGTTATTCTAAAGCTGTTGAATTTGCTCCGAACTGGTTAGTTCCCTACATGAGAATCGGCGACCTTTATGTCGCACAGCATGAAATCAAGAAGGGACTTGCAAAGTTTGAGGATGTTGTAAAAACAGATGAAACAAATCCGGCTCCATTGTTTATTCTCGGTTTACTTTATGAGCAGGAAGATAATTATAAAAAAGCGAAAGAGACTTATTCGCGCTTATTAGTTAAATTCCCTGGATTCAAACTTGCTGCCAATAATCTTGCTTATCTGTTGGCCGCGCATTTCTCAGATAATGGTGCAGATATGGCGCAGGCATTAAAATTTGCTAAAATAGCAGCAAGCAGCCAAAATCCTGAATCTCTCGATACTTTAGGATATGTGCTGTACTTAAAAGGGGAATATGAAGAATCTCTCCATGTATTAAATACTGCTTTGCAAATTGCTCCTGAGTTTTCTGCAGCCTTGTATCATAAGGCTTTGGTCTTTTCTCGGAATGGTAAAAAAGATGAAGCTAAGAAAATATTAACGAACTTGCTTAAAACTCAGGATGATTTTCCTGAAAAGGAAGAAGTTAAGAGCCTTCTTGCAAGATTATAGGCGTTTATTTTATTGTGTTATGTCAAGGGAAGGTCGTTATAAACGATCTTCCCTTTTTTTGTTAAAAATAATATGATTTTCATAAGAATACAGTAAGTTCGGCTCAAATAATTCGATTGCAACCTTTAACGAGTGAATTTTTTGTATTCAGGAGGAAATGTGAATAGAAAATTCAGAGTTCCTGCTGGGATGTTGAAACCTGTTCATAGAATTTTGGATGCCGCTTTTGGTGTCGGTGTTCTGCTTGTTTTATATTTTTATTTCTGGCCTCAGCCGTTTGCCGGTAAATCTCCTCAGATTGCTTTGCTTATTGTTACGACGACTGTTCTGATATTATCAAATTTTCAGATGGTTGGGGTCTATAAAGACTGGGCCAGTTCAGATATTGTTTCTGAATGCAACCGGATAATCCTTGGTGTCTTCTTTGTTTTTGCAACCATGCTTATGCTTGGTTACTTCTTTAAAGTTTCCAGCCTGTATTCACGACGTGTCATACTGCTCTGGCTGTTCATTTGGCCGGCAGTAATATGTTCAGAACGGTTTTTAGTTAAGAAAATTTTCTTTAAATGGCTTTTGGATAATGGCGGCAGTACGAGTGTTGTTATTGCCGGAACAGGTAAAATAGGCGCGTCTTTGGCAGATTGGATTTCAGATAATCCTTGGGCTGGAATGCGTGTTGAAGGTTTTTTCGATCCAGAAGACAGTCATTGCGGAGGATCTTCTTTTTGCCTTGGAAGTATAGATGAACTGCCGAAATATGTTAAAAACAATAATATTCAACTTGTGTATCTGGCTTTACCAATGAGGGAAGAACCTCTTTTAAATAAGCTTCTGCATGGTCTTGAAGATTCTACCGCACAAGTCTTTTTTTTCCCGGATATGTCTCTGTTTAAGCATCTTATGGGTGGTGATGTTGCCCGCGTTGCCGGTCAAACAGCCATTGTCTTGAGATCTTCCCCTTTTGCAGGAGTCAGTGGGGTTCTTAAGCGGAGTGAAGATTTGATATTGGGTTTTTTAATTCTGCTCGCAATCTTTCCGGTTATGCTGCTGATTGCGCTTGGTTTGAAACTTACTTCAAAGGGGCCTGTTTTTTTCAAGCAATGGCGTTACGGCCTTGAAGGGGAGCCTTTTCAAATTTTTAAATTCAGAACGATGAAAGTTCTGGAAGATGGCTATGATTTTGTTCCGGCAACTGAAAATGACGCGCGTATTACACGTTTCGGCTCATTTCTGCGTAAAAACAGCCTTGATGAATTGCCACAGTTTTTGAATGTGTTGAAAGGGAATATGTCGGTAGTAGGGCCTCGTCCTCATGCTGTAAAAATGAATGAGGAATACAGAAGACTTGTTTCCGGATATATGCTCCGGCATATTTCAAAGCCAGGGATTACAGGTCTTGCTCAGATAAACGGATACAAAGGTGAAGTTCATAATGATGAAGATATGAAGAAAAGAATTTCATATGATATTGAATACTTGCAAAACTGGTCTGTATTTTTAGATTTGGAAATTATTGTTAAAACAATTTTTAAGTTTGCGTGGCGGCAATAGCCGGTGAGGTTCAAATGAGTTTTACTTTATGGTTTACAGGTCTTTCAGGAGCTGGGAAATCATCGATTTCGGCACGCGTGTACGAAGAAATGATAAAGTGTAATTTTGCAGTGGAATTACTTGATGGTGATATAATCAGGACTAATTTTGCTCAGGATCTTACCTTTTCAAAAGAACACCGGGATATTAATGTAAAAAGGATCGGTTTTATTTCAAAGCTGCTCAATAAACACGGTGTTATTTCAATTGTTGCCATGATTTCACCTTATGCTGAGGTCAGAGAGCAAAATCGCCAGACAATAGGAAACTATATAGAAGTTTTTGTTGAGTGCCCTTTGGATGTGTTGAAAAAAAGAGATACAAAGGGTTTATATGGAAAAGCTGAAAAAGGACTTATTAAGAATTTCACCGGAATATCAGACCCATATGAACTCCCTACACAGCCGGAAGTTGTTGTTCGTACCGATCATGAAAGTCTCGAAGAATCGGTAGCAATCGTTATGGATTATCTTAAAGAAAATAATTATATTTAACGGTTAAGATTAATTTAAATTGTCATAGGAGGATATGTGAAAAACGTAAAAAATTTATTACTCATTTTACTGGTCGTGTTTTTTGTCCTGATAAGTAGTCATGATTCTTTTGCCCAAACTTATGCTAAAGACGGCTATCGGTTAGGGCCGGAGGATGTCATA
This window harbors:
- a CDS encoding GGDEF domain-containing protein, with product MLQLIKKKSNSTNFPSTKKTSFIDGPGIGSLIQNVCRLNILYFAIQDFPILTEMYGTEWAENLEIQIRTEIENEGYNHLQHDEFHIFSFNSGEFFLLDPTECKAELSLEELAYQFKVNIENKVKSEQIGRTGNTITINSGHSFFHAAHTDNKSWSDFLSAIGEARLEAQNCTDISNMELSKEFCEIISLGKVSSHYQPIINLADKKIHAWEALARGPLNSPFRSPLTLFDMAEKLGKLFQLEKICREAAISSFGTINPQQKLFLNIHPRTIVDPNFSSGETRILLDRWNLKPENIVFEITERHSVKDFKTFRKTLEHYRNQGYMVAIDDAGTGYSGLSSIAEIKPDYIKLDQSFVNNIETSMVNRAIVETFTDFAEKIGGKLIVEGIETQSQAVAMIDMGVHMGQGYFFAKPAKIKPELTIEALNIKKSPDLKIDHNICGTPVKNLAIPVDSVELDTPVPVVQGFFEQGRSISSVIVVKNSIPCGLIMEYNLNKHLSGKFGVALYCNKPITSVMDDSPLSVDLETPVENVSKLAMARERKKAYDDIIVTKNDKLYGIVSVQRLLDNLAHAQVEMAKGTNPLTGLPGNLGIEREIERRMKEGKQYSIIYADLDNFKVYNDTYGFKSGDKIILLISRVITWATAKHGSDTDFIGHIGGDDFVQIISPEKAERICLAITRCFKRLVKTSYNAKDRTNGWMEGKGRDGTVSTFPLVSVSLAILDCTPEQSLFEIGEQAASLKKWAKSIEGNCWVRERRKI
- a CDS encoding O-antigen ligase family protein → MTFLLSLFFFFRPIMFIDVGWLIFGLNITEFFAVFATFILIGAFILRVVVSKKLNISVVDLFIMFFIIWCFFIYVLYIDKSNIKDTAKFTLPFFTYIVMKNVITERRQYTRLILLMIYGFFIPVSLSAFLVLQGKGVDRVLYWNGLRRFLGVYVNSHNFGHCMAFVIMLMIIYTVVCSKDPDIKPLRQRKMLFLFFLVLGTLATYCLYKSYVRTALIGLMIFVYYYLFKKNKKLLLVLTGILAILGVIFATILYTIFFDMVDSASGRSKAESFGSGRPRIWMHNLEEFSNLSLDRQLAGVGEGNRKGIGVSSSSEDIWNSHNDFLEVMMQTGIVGLLIYLGMQLCILKKIRQLKDKERYVFLALFIAVNFMNFASNSYITRFGLGQLFYAVLSYIELPIYDYSKDIVEKETEKKIRY
- a CDS encoding alginate lyase family protein, which codes for MKFDKFVWFVNRLKAMGPMEILYRLRNEGRAYLESVGFLTASKIPYTDLNSDGKIWLPMNGLKSVQQVIISSADLVLYEGMSFFALDEKFPCITPEWNTDPLTGVTCPLIFGKKLDFKNQSLCGDVKYLWEISRFLQIVPLSRAWHVTGDEKYIKSVHLMVESWLDQCPYMLGVNWSSSLEIGVRLINWSIAWQYIGGINSPLFEGVEGQKFRTRWLDSIFQHIHFIDAWYSKGSSANNHLIGEAAGVFAACTTWPFWKNCKKWKSRALKILEHEADNQVFSDGVDREQAISYQQFVIDFFMVSYLADKKSFSESYINTIEKMVSFIASMMNGTGQLPMIGDADDGNVTGLGLYSEFDTYESILATAGYLFSRDDFLSRSGKYDLKTVCLTGVDSNAVLPCISAENIPLKRSFENGGYYILGDNFSSKSELFIVVYSGPLGYGTLAAHGHADALSIYLTYKNREFLIDPGTYVYNGKPAWRKYFRGTAAHNTVRIDRCDQSEQGGDFLWKTHARSEGEIHFDQGIETFRGRHNGYERLKDSVTHERVVSLNKAGQQIVVQDHIHCKEAHFVETFWHFSEKCEVVFDGPHRIIASNNGVKLELHFGESAAVRIVCGDSEIPSGWVSRSFGVKVPSVTVVSEVQIGGDSSLITKILYSE
- the xrtD gene encoding VPLPA-CTERM-specific exosortase XrtD, giving the protein MAAILAFLSVVAAWIVLYFDSFPALIRRWNNDDYSYCWIVVPLALYLAWQRRDMLPRILIPSLKSGYGALLAVAFFYLIGKAASVDALVFVSMWLSIVAVVLFIFGLKSMKALFFPLVVLAFFIPPPPFINRMLTFKLRLISSDLSVRIMQFIDIPVYREGNVIDLGMIKLHVVDACSGLRYVFPTILLGILMGYWFNKKPWQRFVVFAATVPTAIATNALRIAIVGYIARNISVETADNFFHEASGIIIYLLSISFLVMLSLVLNLFGSDEPVKRVQASSLYRKDRPNSTIHVTVTALFLAGIFMFNGTLLSARVIPERMSFDNFPMNIGKYTGERQYFSDEILESLGADDYFTGVYQNKITGRNILVLASYYNFQEPQRAAHNPVSCLLGGGGWGLSSSKDLPPDPEDGRPFRVRSLLLEKPGSRLLALYWFQQRGRIITNEYLNKAYLALDSIQKHRTDGALIRIELLLKDGETVQHGQQVLNSFIGNFSVILDKYIPK
- a CDS encoding tetratricopeptide repeat protein; translated protein: MRKHLILWILMVVILSLFAGCEKRREEFYNKAVEYYQQKKFTEARLELKNALAIDPECGECRLLFGKLALEDGDFQSAFINFKYATEFDPNLIEAKVELSSLYLLAKDYDNAEDMARKVLNVDSSNVKARLVLSSVLAEYKKYDEAEKMLTVVLNEDPGNADIYLALSKLYYQQNNFDKAEAVLIKGVSTIPSSTALLMNISAFYRDIKEPQKSEKFVEQMLKAGNEEPRLVLFASEYYSSIGMTKHAEELMAGLVGKYPEKDDYRVLYARLLSAGKKYDLAIATIKDGLSLNNASLKLRSALSNVYLNQGNQTEAVAVLESGAVIDPESADNVVYRKKLATLYLDMNEAGKSLEQLNLVVERNPKDGEAHYLRGQIYLLEGKGQEAVSEFRQVLRDNPQSAPAFVLLAKAHLANDDVGIAIENLKDAISLDPGYAPAREALINAYLDRKDWQQAILELQRLKEKRPDDINILAAIGDVYTIKGDYNLAHRSFTDIVTRFPKSSVGSLKLAELAQKEGKKSLAEQYYNDALNIAPDSLAAIQGKIDILLDQNKYTAAIQFCDKMLKQYPDNARLYEMLGKVQSRRGNFDEAEESYSKAVEFAPNWLVPYMRIGDLYVAQHEIKKGLAKFEDVVKTDETNPAPLFILGLLYEQEDNYKKAKETYSRLLVKFPGFKLAANNLAYLLAAHFSDNGADMAQALKFAKIAASSQNPESLDTLGYVLYLKGEYEESLHVLNTALQIAPEFSAALYHKALVFSRNGKKDEAKKILTNLLKTQDDFPEKEEVKSLLARL